The DNA region GTTTTTTGCGGAAATATCCTTGAAATAATTGATGGCGGCCATGGTTCCCGTCTCGGAATCGTAGTAAATGTTGTGGCGCTTGTCGATCGCGGCTTCGTCCTGGTCGTCCGAGCGGGTCTTGAGTTCACCGCCGCACACCCTGCACTTGTCTCCGTCCGGCTTGATGGCATCGATGTAGATATTGTTGGGATGGTTGTTGTCATTGACGCAGAGGCGACGTCCCATGATGCGGTTTTTCGCAATTTGACGGTCCAGGACGATCTCGATCACGATGTCCAGACTTATCCCTTCCTCCTTCAAGGCCTTGTCCAGTGCCTGGGCCTGGGCGAGGTTCCTGGGAAACCCGTCAAGAAGCCATCCGTTTCGGCAGTCATCTTCCTTGAGCCGATCGAGGATCATAGGAATGGTGATCTCGTCCGGGACCAGTTCTCCCCGATCGATGTATCCCTTGGCCTTCTTGCCGAGTTCCGTGCCCCTGGAGATATTGTCACGGAAAATTACTCCCGTTTCGATGTGGGGGATATTGAATTTCTGTTTGACGATTGCGCCTTGGGTTCCTTTTCCACTTCCATTCGGGCCGAAAAAAAGAATATTCATAGTTGCATTCTCCTTTTTGGATGATCTGTTGAGACCTTTGAAAAACGCCTGCTCCGGAGAAAATTTCTGCCCCTGCTTTCTGCTGCCTCCGGGGCGTAAGCCCTACGGGTCGGAGGCTTGGCCTTGAACAAAATCGAACGTTTTTCAAAGATCTCCTGTTGTGTATACAAGGAGGTAAACAGTAGAC from Deltaproteobacteria bacterium includes:
- a CDS encoding adenylate kinase; amino-acid sequence: MNILFFGPNGSGKGTQGAIVKQKFNIPHIETGVIFRDNISRGTELGKKAKGYIDRGELVPDEITIPMILDRLKEDDCRNGWLLDGFPRNLAQAQALDKALKEEGISLDIVIEIVLDRQIAKNRIMGRRLCVNDNNHPNNIYIDAIKPDGDKCRVCGGELKTRSDDQDEAAIDKRHNIYYDSETGTMAAINYFKDISAKNGGKPKIIELDGRPGVKEVSEDLLNQLGQ